A region from the Polaribacter sp. Hel1_33_78 genome encodes:
- a CDS encoding tetratricopeptide repeat-containing sensor histidine kinase, whose protein sequence is MDNKVSFFVIQNIDVDKYFLEIKQLYEAENFPKALRKGLDFLGKYANTSKKNISFYEVNNIIGDIYRKNNNHDKSIIYYKNSLKILIENNLHPLESKNTNFNKSKLINAYLRIGGGFLRKNQKDSAKYYYENAMDVEALDEKSLSYQASVSTNLSGLYMQDSLYDLAKNFAIKAVVIHKKRNNKVSQAAAKGNLASILLDQNNYKEAKRTYKEALDLIKNEKSDRALRVRQSLFYNLSYNLYKLKDYEAYNYQEQSYLLKDSLRSKEVAKIYEELRLKYDFDAKKELLEQQQEVILLEERDRFRTIIVIVGLILIALIVIIGYYNIRQKNLQLKLSKTELLQNQNLDKLKSEFQARALDATLNGRESERKEIAETLHDNVSALLSSANLHLQATKKQFAEGVPLEIDKTQEIIAEASQKIRDLSHTLVSSVLLKFGLNFAIRDIAEKYSNSELNIDTEIEGLRRYDQKFEIKTYNIIQEFVNNILKHSKAKNAIIKLKEEEEDHILMQIFDDGIGFDQTQIALKDGLGINQIEARIQIMKGKLEINSQKGKGTQIKVELPIKKKTSN, encoded by the coding sequence TTGGATAACAAGGTTTCTTTTTTTGTTATACAAAATATAGACGTCGACAAATATTTTTTAGAAATTAAGCAACTGTATGAAGCTGAGAATTTTCCTAAGGCGCTCAGAAAAGGTTTAGATTTCCTTGGAAAGTATGCAAATACATCAAAAAAAAATATTAGTTTTTATGAAGTAAATAATATAATAGGTGATATTTATCGAAAGAATAATAACCATGATAAATCTATTATTTATTATAAAAATTCTTTAAAGATATTAATTGAAAATAATTTGCATCCTTTAGAATCAAAAAACACGAATTTTAATAAATCGAAGTTAATTAATGCTTATTTAAGAATTGGTGGTGGGTTTTTAAGAAAAAATCAGAAGGATTCAGCTAAGTATTATTACGAGAATGCAATGGATGTTGAGGCTTTAGACGAAAAATCCTTATCTTATCAAGCAAGTGTTTCAACAAACCTATCAGGTTTGTATATGCAAGATTCTCTTTATGATTTAGCAAAGAATTTCGCAATTAAAGCAGTTGTCATTCATAAAAAAAGAAATAATAAAGTTTCTCAGGCAGCGGCGAAAGGTAATTTAGCAAGTATATTACTTGATCAAAATAATTATAAAGAAGCAAAGAGAACGTATAAAGAAGCCCTAGATTTAATTAAAAACGAAAAGAGTGATAGAGCTTTAAGGGTAAGACAAAGCTTATTTTATAACTTATCATATAATTTATATAAATTAAAAGATTATGAAGCTTATAATTATCAGGAGCAATCCTATCTTTTAAAAGATAGTTTAAGAAGTAAAGAAGTTGCAAAAATATATGAGGAGCTTAGATTGAAATATGATTTTGATGCAAAAAAAGAGCTCTTAGAACAACAACAAGAAGTAATACTGTTGGAGGAAAGAGATAGGTTTAGGACCATTATTGTAATTGTTGGCTTAATTCTTATTGCGCTTATAGTTATTATTGGTTATTATAATATTCGTCAAAAGAATTTACAATTAAAACTTTCGAAAACAGAGTTATTACAGAATCAAAATTTAGATAAGCTTAAATCTGAATTTCAAGCAAGAGCCTTAGATGCTACGCTGAATGGTAGGGAATCTGAAAGAAAAGAAATTGCAGAAACCCTGCACGATAATGTCAGTGCTTTGTTATCTTCTGCTAACTTACATTTACAAGCAACAAAAAAACAGTTTGCGGAGGGTGTACCCCTAGAAATTGATAAAACTCAAGAAATTATTGCGGAAGCTTCTCAAAAAATTAGAGACTTGTCACATACATTAGTTTCTTCAGTTTTATTAAAATTTGGATTAAATTTTGCGATTAGAGATATTGCAGAAAAATATTCGAATTCAGAATTAAATATAGATACAGAAATAGAAGGTTTAAGAAGATATGATCAAAAATTTGAAATTAAAACCTACAATATTATTCAAGAGTTTGTGAATAATATTTTAAAACATAGTAAAGCAAAAAATGCAATAATTAAATTAAAAGAAGAAGAAGAAGATCATATTTTAATGCAGATTTTTGACGACGGCATTGGTTTTGATCAAACACAAATAGCCTTAAAAGATGGTTTAGGAATCAATCAAATTGAGGCTAGGATACAAATAATGAAAGGGAAGCTTGAGATAAATTCTCAAAAAGGAAAAGGAACTCAAATTAAAGTAGAGTTACCGATTAAAAAAAAAACAAGTAACTAA
- a CDS encoding metallophosphoesterase, which produces MKKILLLSDTHSYIDDQILKFVKHADEVWHAGDIGDLNVTDTIKKLKPLKAVYGNIDGADARSEFPLDQKFSIENVSVWMTHIGGYPNKYNQRIREDITKNTPKIFISGHSHILKVQFDKKLNLLHLNPGAAGNHGFHKIRTMLRFQLEKGDIKNLEIIELAKRG; this is translated from the coding sequence ATGAAGAAAATCTTATTATTATCAGATACTCATAGTTATATTGATGACCAAATTTTAAAATTTGTAAAACACGCCGATGAAGTTTGGCATGCAGGTGATATTGGTGACTTAAACGTTACTGATACCATAAAAAAACTAAAACCATTAAAAGCAGTTTACGGTAATATTGATGGAGCGGATGCGAGAAGTGAATTTCCTTTAGATCAAAAGTTTTCTATTGAAAATGTTTCTGTTTGGATGACACATATAGGAGGGTATCCCAATAAATACAACCAAAGAATAAGGGAGGATATTACTAAAAACACCCCAAAAATTTTCATCTCTGGACATTCTCATATATTAAAAGTACAATTTGATAAAAAACTGAATTTATTGCATTTAAACCCAGGTGCTGCCGGAAACCATGGCTTCCATAAAATTAGAACAATGCTTCGTTTTCAATTAGAAAAAGGAGATATAAAAAATTTAGAGATTATTGAACTGGCTAAAAGAGGTTAG
- the truA gene encoding tRNA pseudouridine(38-40) synthase TruA, which yields MRYFIELSYNGKTYHGWQIQPDVSSVQEKLNNALSTIFQQKIQVVGAGRTDTGVHAEQMFAHFDFDKDLKGDVVFKLNSILPNDISVCNVFLVEDEKHARFDATSRSYEYRICLGRNPFLLDFSWQIHSQMPDVNSMNQAAKLLLEYTDFQTFSKVKTDVYTFNCNVTEAFWVLNGSELTFHISANRFLRNMVRAIVGTLIDVGLGKISKEDFRGIIESKNRGNAGLSVPAKGLFLTKIKY from the coding sequence TTGAGATATTTTATAGAACTTTCTTATAATGGAAAAACATATCATGGCTGGCAGATTCAGCCAGATGTTAGTTCGGTGCAAGAAAAATTAAATAATGCATTAAGTACAATTTTTCAACAAAAAATTCAAGTTGTTGGAGCAGGTAGAACAGATACAGGAGTGCATGCTGAGCAAATGTTTGCACATTTTGATTTTGACAAGGATTTAAAAGGGGATGTTGTTTTTAAATTGAATTCAATTTTACCCAATGATATTTCTGTTTGTAATGTGTTTTTGGTGGAAGATGAAAAGCATGCGAGATTTGATGCAACTTCAAGAAGTTATGAGTATAGAATTTGCTTGGGTAGAAATCCTTTTTTATTGGATTTTTCATGGCAAATTCATTCACAAATGCCAGATGTAAATTCCATGAACCAAGCTGCAAAATTACTTTTAGAATATACAGATTTTCAAACTTTTTCTAAAGTAAAGACAGATGTTTATACTTTTAATTGTAATGTTACAGAAGCCTTTTGGGTTTTAAATGGTAGCGAATTAACATTTCATATTTCAGCAAATAGATTTCTTCGAAATATGGTCAGAGCTATTGTGGGTACTTTAATTGATGTAGGCTTAGGTAAAATTTCTAAGGAGGATTTTAGAGGTATTATAGAAAGCAAAAATAGAGGTAATGCTGGATTGTCAGTTCCTGCAAAAGGCTTATTTTTAACAAAAATAAAATACTAA
- a CDS encoding ABC transporter ATP-binding protein, whose translation MAEKSGNAFDMQIFSRLMSFAKRYRLYFFIAASSTIFLALFSVLSPYILINTVDDYILSKDKVGLLNYTLLMLGILLVEVLLQFTFIYFANWVGQHIIRDIRAKIFRHILQFKMSYFDNNSVGKLVTRVVSDIETIAAFFSNGVFTILSDILKMFAVTVVMLVLNWELALITLFILPILVYATKLFQVAIKATFQEVRNQVANLNGFVQERVTGMKIVQLFNREDIEYQNFKEINEKHKKAHVKTIWYYSVFFPIAEILSSIGIGLIVWFGGGQAVQDSGISVGVIMGFIQYAQMLFRPLRQIADKFNQLQMGIVAGERVFKVIDTHSSIAKSGTLKANNLKGNISFKDVRFSYVQDEEVLKGISLDVKRGQTVALVGATGAGKSTIINLINRFYEINSGTIYVDGISIDEYTLESLRSQVAIVLQDVFLFSDSILNNITLKNEKITLDQVKKAAKQIGIHDFILTLPGGYNYNVKERGAMLSSGQRQLIAFLRAYVSKPSILILDEATSSVDSHAEQMIQYATETITKDRTSIVIAHRLATIKQADKIIVMDKGLIVEEGSHLELLEKENGYYKNLYDKQFSLDQAS comes from the coding sequence TTGGCAGAAAAATCAGGAAATGCTTTTGATATGCAAATTTTCTCAAGACTCATGTCTTTTGCAAAACGCTATCGTTTGTATTTTTTTATAGCCGCCTCTTCCACTATATTTTTAGCATTATTTTCTGTTTTATCTCCTTATATTTTAATAAACACAGTAGATGATTATATCTTATCTAAAGATAAAGTAGGCTTATTAAATTATACGCTATTAATGTTGGGTATTTTGTTAGTGGAAGTTCTACTTCAATTTACTTTCATCTACTTTGCAAATTGGGTAGGACAGCACATTATTCGAGATATTAGGGCAAAAATATTTAGACATATTTTGCAATTTAAAATGTCTTACTTTGATAATAATTCTGTAGGAAAACTAGTCACTAGAGTGGTTTCTGATATAGAGACAATTGCAGCTTTTTTTAGTAATGGAGTGTTTACAATTTTAAGTGACATTCTTAAAATGTTTGCCGTAACTGTTGTGATGCTTGTTTTAAATTGGGAGTTAGCTTTAATCACTTTATTTATTTTACCCATTTTAGTGTACGCAACAAAATTGTTTCAGGTAGCTATAAAAGCTACTTTTCAAGAAGTAAGAAATCAGGTAGCAAATTTAAATGGATTTGTGCAAGAAAGGGTTACAGGCATGAAAATAGTGCAGCTCTTTAATAGAGAAGATATCGAATATCAAAATTTTAAAGAAATAAATGAGAAGCACAAAAAAGCACATGTAAAAACAATTTGGTATTACTCTGTTTTTTTCCCTATTGCAGAAATTTTATCATCTATAGGTATAGGATTAATTGTTTGGTTTGGAGGTGGACAAGCCGTTCAAGATTCAGGAATTTCTGTTGGAGTAATTATGGGTTTCATACAATATGCACAAATGTTGTTTAGACCTTTGCGTCAAATTGCAGATAAATTTAATCAACTGCAAATGGGAATTGTTGCTGGTGAACGTGTTTTTAAAGTAATAGATACACATAGCAGTATTGCTAAAAGTGGCACTTTAAAGGCGAATAATCTAAAAGGAAATATCAGTTTTAAAGATGTTCGATTTAGTTATGTTCAAGATGAAGAAGTTTTAAAAGGAATTTCTTTGGATGTTAAAAGAGGGCAAACTGTAGCTCTCGTTGGAGCAACTGGTGCAGGGAAATCTACCATCATCAATTTAATAAATCGTTTCTATGAGATCAATAGCGGAACTATTTACGTTGATGGCATCTCTATTGACGAGTATACCCTAGAAAGTTTAAGAAGTCAAGTTGCAATAGTATTGCAAGATGTGTTTTTGTTTTCTGATTCTATCTTGAATAACATTACTTTAAAAAATGAGAAAATTACTCTAGATCAAGTGAAGAAGGCGGCTAAACAAATAGGAATTCACGATTTTATATTGACACTCCCTGGAGGTTACAATTATAATGTAAAAGAAAGAGGAGCAATGCTTTCTTCGGGTCAAAGACAATTAATTGCTTTTTTGCGCGCCTATGTAAGCAAACCTAGTATTTTAATTTTAGATGAAGCAACATCTTCTGTAGACTCGCATGCAGAGCAAATGATACAGTATGCTACAGAAACTATTACAAAAGACCGAACTTCTATTGTAATTGCACACAGATTAGCAACTATAAAACAAGCTGATAAAATTATTGTGATGGATAAAGGTTTGATTGTCGAAGAAGGGTCTCACCTAGAATTATTAGAAAAAGAAAATGGTTATTATAAAAATTTATATGATAAGCAATTTAGTTTGGACCAAGCTTCTTAA
- the cdaA gene encoding diadenylate cyclase CdaA — protein sequence MLDFIPFSILDVLDILLVAILLFYIYKLLKGTVAINIFIGIAFIFLIWKITQALSMEMLSGILGYLLSGGVIALIIVFQQEIRKFLLMIGTTNFSSKKSFLNQLKFLQSEISSEIEVDKILKACYNMSKTKTGALIVIEKTNSLDFLINNGDPMNALVNEVILESIFFKNSPLHDGATIIRDNYIVATRVVLPISDSTKIPTRFGLRHRSAIGVSEKTDAVCLLVSEETGEISYIKDGEFVLYSTREELHEKLNKDLN from the coding sequence ATGTTAGATTTTATCCCTTTTTCTATTTTAGATGTGCTAGATATTTTGCTAGTAGCAATATTACTCTTCTATATTTATAAATTATTAAAAGGTACAGTAGCCATAAATATTTTTATAGGAATTGCTTTTATATTCTTAATTTGGAAAATTACGCAAGCTTTAAGCATGGAAATGTTGAGTGGAATTTTAGGTTATTTACTTTCTGGAGGAGTTATTGCTCTAATTATTGTCTTTCAGCAAGAAATTAGAAAATTTCTACTAATGATTGGTACCACTAACTTTTCAAGTAAGAAAAGTTTTTTAAATCAGCTGAAGTTTTTACAATCAGAAATTAGTTCAGAAATTGAAGTAGATAAGATTTTAAAAGCATGTTACAACATGTCTAAAACTAAAACTGGAGCTTTAATCGTTATTGAAAAAACGAATAGTTTAGATTTTTTAATAAACAATGGAGATCCTATGAATGCGCTTGTAAACGAAGTAATTTTAGAGAGCATTTTTTTTAAAAATAGTCCTTTGCACGATGGAGCAACAATTATTAGAGATAATTATATTGTTGCTACGAGAGTCGTTTTACCAATTTCTGATAGTACAAAAATACCTACTAGATTTGGTTTGAGACACCGATCAGCTATTGGAGTAAGCGAAAAAACAGATGCAGTTTGTTTATTAGTTTCTGAGGAAACTGGTGAAATTTCTTACATAAAAGATGGTGAGTTTGTACTATATTCAACCCGTGAAGAACTCCACGAGAAGCTTAATAAAGATTTAAACTAA
- the folP gene encoding dihydropteroate synthase, which translates to MTINCKGTLVDLSSPKVMGILNITPDSFFDGGKYKNESEILGQVEKMLFEGATFIDVGAYSSRPGAKHISEKQELQRIVPVIELLIKKFPEIIISVDTFRSAIARETIDAGAAIINDISGGKMDDNMFKTVANLRVPYILMHMLGTPQNMQLNPVYKDVIQEIISFFAEQIFKLHQLEINDIIIDVGFGFGKTISHNYEILKNLSLFKSLNAPILAGISRKSMLYKTLNISAKEALNATTSANTIALLNGANILRVHDVKEAMEAVKIVHHLSS; encoded by the coding sequence ATGACTATAAATTGCAAGGGAACTTTAGTAGATCTGTCCTCACCAAAAGTAATGGGTATTTTAAATATTACTCCTGATTCTTTTTTTGATGGAGGAAAATATAAAAATGAATCTGAAATTCTTGGACAAGTTGAAAAAATGCTTTTCGAAGGGGCTACATTTATTGATGTTGGTGCATATTCTTCCAGACCAGGGGCAAAGCATATTTCTGAAAAGCAAGAACTGCAAAGAATTGTTCCTGTTATAGAATTACTGATAAAAAAATTTCCTGAAATAATTATTTCTGTAGATACTTTTAGAAGTGCAATTGCGAGAGAAACCATTGATGCTGGTGCAGCTATTATAAATGATATTTCTGGTGGAAAAATGGATGATAACATGTTTAAAACTGTTGCTAATTTGCGAGTACCATATATCTTAATGCATATGTTAGGTACTCCCCAAAATATGCAACTAAATCCTGTTTATAAAGATGTTATTCAAGAAATTATTTCCTTTTTTGCAGAACAAATCTTCAAGTTACACCAATTAGAAATCAATGATATTATTATTGATGTTGGTTTTGGTTTTGGAAAAACTATCAGTCATAATTATGAAATTTTAAAAAACTTATCGCTTTTTAAAAGTTTAAACGCACCTATTTTAGCAGGAATTTCGCGTAAATCCATGTTGTACAAAACGTTAAATATTTCTGCAAAAGAAGCTTTAAACGCAACTACTTCTGCAAATACTATTGCCCTTTTAAATGGTGCAAATATCTTACGAGTTCACGATGTAAAAGAAGCAATGGAAGCCGTTAAAATTGTGCATCACCTTTCTTCATAG
- a CDS encoding TIGR00730 family Rossman fold protein — MKRIVVFCGSSLGFNPVYKEAAIELGNYFAKNKIGLVYGGGKIGMMGILADTILDHNGEVIGVIPKLLEKKEVVHAGVEEMIVCKKMSERKVIMSKLINGYITLPGGFGTLDELFEALTLNQLHIEQKPVGLLNINGFFDGVLLQLDKMVEEGYLKQTNRDMLLIGTSVEELMQKINNYKALEIGNVINKVVR; from the coding sequence ATGAAAAGAATTGTTGTTTTTTGTGGTTCGAGCTTAGGCTTTAATCCTGTTTACAAAGAAGCTGCTATAGAATTAGGAAATTATTTTGCTAAAAACAAAATTGGTTTGGTTTATGGGGGCGGAAAAATAGGAATGATGGGAATTCTGGCTGACACAATTTTAGATCATAATGGTGAGGTTATTGGGGTCATTCCAAAGTTGTTAGAAAAAAAAGAAGTTGTTCATGCTGGGGTAGAAGAAATGATTGTTTGCAAAAAAATGAGTGAGCGCAAAGTAATTATGAGTAAATTAATTAACGGTTATATAACCCTTCCTGGAGGTTTTGGAACGTTAGATGAGCTTTTTGAAGCACTCACTTTGAATCAATTACATATTGAACAAAAACCTGTTGGCCTTTTAAATATAAACGGCTTCTTTGATGGCGTACTATTGCAGTTAGATAAAATGGTGGAAGAAGGATATTTAAAACAAACTAATAGAGACATGCTATTAATTGGAACTTCTGTAGAAGAGTTAATGCAAAAAATAAACAATTACAAAGCATTAGAAATAGGGAACGTAATTAATAAAGTGGTACGCTAA
- a CDS encoding DUF1599 domain-containing protein: MQDTSKQYDAVIDQCRSLFIKKMSDYGSAWRVLRLPSLTDQIFIKAQRIRQLQENEVRKVDEGEKSEFIGIINYSIMALIQLENGVVETPDLSTEDATVLYDKHSEITKNLMMDKNHDYGEAWRDMRVSSLTDLILQKLLRVKQIEDNKGKTIVSEGIDANYQDMINYAIFAMIHLG; this comes from the coding sequence ATGCAAGATACCTCAAAACAATACGATGCCGTTATAGACCAATGTAGAAGTTTATTTATAAAAAAAATGTCTGATTATGGCTCTGCTTGGAGAGTTTTACGATTACCATCTTTAACAGATCAGATATTTATAAAGGCACAAAGAATTCGTCAGCTGCAAGAAAATGAGGTTAGAAAAGTGGATGAAGGTGAAAAATCTGAATTTATTGGAATCATTAATTATTCCATAATGGCACTAATTCAGTTGGAAAATGGTGTTGTTGAAACCCCTGATTTAAGCACGGAAGATGCTACTGTTTTGTATGATAAACATAGTGAAATTACCAAAAATTTAATGATGGATAAAAATCATGATTATGGTGAAGCTTGGAGAGATATGCGTGTTTCTAGTTTAACAGATTTGATATTACAGAAATTACTACGGGTAAAACAAATTGAGGATAATAAAGGTAAAACAATTGTTTCTGAAGGAATTGACGCAAATTATCAAGACATGATTAATTATGCTATTTTTGCAATGATTCATTTAGGATAA
- a CDS encoding MauE/DoxX family redox-associated membrane protein, whose amino-acid sequence MKFLVQLARIIVGALFIFSGFVKLVDPIGSKYKFQEYFSEDVLNLEFLIPYALPFAIILIVAEILLGVMILIGYKSKLTVWSLFLLTLIFLFLTWYSAYYNKVTDCGCFGDAIKLSTWETFYKNIILIGLIIVLLLKVTFIKPIFKGKIPMIITFLSLALFLFTVKHVLTHLPLIDFRAYAIGKNIPEGMVFPADGSIAPVHDFMLEDAQADLAPELLRQEKVMLVIVYNLDKADVNGFRAIKEIGRKAKKKGYTVYGVSASFSDDLVLAKEKYNLPFDFLFCDETTLKTMIRANPGVVILNKGTVVEKKNWVDVEEIEL is encoded by the coding sequence ATGAAGTTTTTAGTTCAATTAGCAAGAATTATAGTCGGGGCCTTATTTATATTTTCAGGTTTTGTGAAGTTGGTAGATCCAATAGGTTCTAAATACAAGTTTCAAGAATATTTTTCTGAAGATGTTTTAAATTTAGAGTTTTTAATTCCGTATGCATTGCCATTTGCCATCATATTAATCGTTGCAGAAATATTGTTAGGAGTTATGATTTTAATTGGCTACAAGTCAAAACTAACCGTTTGGAGTTTATTTTTGTTAACACTTATTTTTCTATTTCTGACTTGGTATTCTGCCTACTACAATAAAGTAACAGATTGTGGTTGTTTTGGAGATGCTATAAAATTATCGACTTGGGAAACCTTCTATAAAAACATAATTTTAATTGGTTTAATTATTGTGTTATTGTTAAAAGTAACATTTATTAAACCTATTTTTAAAGGAAAAATTCCAATGATAATTACTTTTTTATCATTGGCATTATTTTTATTTACTGTAAAACATGTTTTAACTCATTTACCTTTAATAGATTTTAGAGCGTATGCTATTGGTAAGAATATTCCTGAAGGAATGGTTTTTCCAGCAGACGGTAGTATTGCTCCTGTTCACGATTTTATGTTAGAAGATGCACAAGCAGATTTGGCACCAGAATTATTGAGACAAGAAAAAGTAATGTTAGTGATTGTTTATAATTTAGATAAGGCAGACGTAAATGGGTTTCGTGCAATTAAAGAAATTGGCAGAAAAGCAAAGAAAAAAGGATATACAGTTTACGGAGTTTCTGCTTCATTTTCTGATGATTTAGTTCTCGCTAAAGAAAAATATAATTTACCTTTTGATTTTTTATTCTGCGATGAAACTACTTTAAAAACAATGATCAGAGCAAATCCTGGAGTTGTTATTTTAAATAAAGGAACGGTAGTGGAAAAAAAGAATTGGGTAGATGTTGAAGAGATAGAGCTATAA
- a CDS encoding voltage-gated chloride channel family protein, protein MNKVKRFFLSFEQSFSLLFLLKWLCICLLIGVFTGSASAVFLWALEWATDYREANVWIIWLLPIAGFIIGLSYHLYGESVVKGNNLLIDEYHSPKKIIPFKMAPLVFLGTILTHLFGGSAGREGTALQIGGAIADQFTKIFKLSNLDRKIILIAGISAGFSSVFGTPLAGAIFALEVMVIGRIKFDAIIPSFLAAIFANYFCDIWQISHHTHYNITEIVAISPSTILWSLLAGIIFGLASMLFSKSTHFWGNLFKKHIHYPPLRPLIGGTILAVTVYLIGTTKYIGLGIPTIVDAFNIDLNSYDFFLKLLFTSFTLGAGFKGGEVTPLFFIGATLGNVLIWFIPLPMGLLAGMGFVAVFAGATNTPIACTIMGVELFGIESGVFIALACTTSYLFSGHSGIYSSQIIGSPKHVFFNNEKGIPLTEVENKRNKK, encoded by the coding sequence ATGAATAAAGTTAAAAGATTTTTTCTTTCGTTTGAGCAAAGTTTTTCTTTGCTTTTTCTTCTAAAATGGTTGTGTATTTGTTTGCTCATAGGAGTATTTACAGGAAGTGCATCTGCTGTTTTTTTATGGGCTTTAGAATGGGCAACAGACTATAGAGAAGCTAATGTTTGGATTATTTGGTTATTACCCATTGCTGGTTTTATCATTGGTTTATCGTATCATTTATATGGAGAGAGTGTCGTAAAAGGAAACAATTTATTGATCGATGAATATCATTCTCCTAAAAAAATAATTCCCTTTAAAATGGCTCCTTTAGTATTTTTAGGAACCATACTTACACATTTATTTGGAGGTTCTGCTGGCCGAGAAGGAACTGCTTTACAAATAGGAGGTGCAATTGCAGATCAGTTTACTAAAATTTTTAAACTTTCTAATTTAGATAGAAAAATTATATTAATTGCAGGTATCAGCGCAGGTTTCTCATCTGTTTTTGGTACGCCTTTAGCAGGTGCTATTTTTGCACTTGAAGTAATGGTAATCGGCAGAATAAAGTTTGATGCTATTATACCTAGTTTTTTAGCCGCTATTTTTGCGAATTATTTTTGCGATATTTGGCAAATCTCTCATCATACACATTATAACATTACTGAGATTGTCGCAATATCACCCTCTACAATTTTGTGGTCTTTATTAGCCGGTATTATTTTCGGACTCGCAAGTATGTTGTTTTCAAAATCTACGCACTTTTGGGGAAATTTATTTAAAAAACACATTCACTATCCACCGTTACGCCCATTAATTGGTGGTACTATTTTAGCAGTTACGGTGTACCTCATAGGAACAACAAAATATATAGGACTAGGGATACCCACCATTGTTGATGCTTTTAATATTGATTTAAATTCTTATGATTTTTTCCTAAAATTATTGTTTACTTCTTTCACACTGGGAGCTGGGTTTAAAGGAGGAGAAGTGACTCCTTTATTTTTTATAGGTGCTACTTTAGGAAACGTATTAATTTGGTTTATTCCTTTACCAATGGGATTATTAGCAGGAATGGGATTTGTGGCTGTTTTTGCAGGAGCAACAAATACTCCAATTGCTTGCACGATAATGGGAGTTGAGTTATTTGGAATAGAATCTGGAGTTTTTATAGCCTTAGCTTGCACCACTTCTTATTTATTTTCTGGTCACTCTGGCATTTATTCTTCTCAAATTATTGGAAGCCCAAAACATGTGTTTTTTAATAATGAAAAAGGGATACCTCTTACTGAAGTGGAAAATAAAAGAAATAAAAAGTAG
- a CDS encoding crotonase/enoyl-CoA hydratase family protein has product MEPLVSYQSEESYAIIAIKNGKANAISHQVIEGLNASLDKAEQENKVVILTGQNGIFSAGFDLKVMKESPESAKELVTKGSQLSLRMLSFPKPIIIACNGHAIAKGAFLLLSVDYRIGVEGDFKIGLNEVMIGMTMHNAGIAIAKSRLSEVYLNRSVNNAEIFNPIDAVKAGFLDLNVPETHLLPTAIKVAMMFSKLNKKAHVETKLKVRKLHLEVLANAIELDLAGEISLND; this is encoded by the coding sequence ATGGAACCATTAGTAAGTTATCAATCAGAAGAGAGTTACGCAATTATTGCCATAAAAAACGGAAAAGCCAATGCTATTTCTCATCAAGTAATTGAAGGATTAAATGCAAGTTTAGACAAAGCTGAGCAGGAGAATAAGGTTGTAATCCTGACAGGGCAAAATGGAATTTTTTCAGCTGGTTTTGACTTAAAAGTGATGAAGGAATCTCCTGAATCGGCGAAGGAATTGGTTACTAAAGGATCTCAATTATCTTTGAGAATGCTGTCTTTCCCAAAACCAATTATTATTGCCTGTAATGGCCATGCAATTGCAAAAGGCGCATTTTTATTATTGTCTGTAGATTATAGAATAGGGGTGGAAGGAGATTTTAAAATTGGTTTAAATGAAGTAATGATTGGTATGACGATGCACAATGCAGGAATTGCAATTGCAAAATCGCGTTTGTCTGAAGTTTACCTAAATAGAAGTGTAAACAATGCAGAAATATTCAATCCTATAGATGCCGTAAAGGCTGGTTTTTTAGATTTGAATGTTCCGGAAACACATTTGTTGCCAACGGCGATTAAAGTAGCAATGATGTTTTCTAAACTAAATAAAAAAGCACATGTTGAAACGAAGTTAAAAGTTAGAAAACTGCATTTAGAGGTATTAGCGAATGCTATCGAATTAGATTTAGCTGGAGAAATTTCCTTGAATGATTAA